The sequence below is a genomic window from Uranotaenia lowii strain MFRU-FL chromosome 2, ASM2978415v1, whole genome shotgun sequence.
caagaaaataaaattataaaccacagcgcccgtagggagaatcgaactctaatcactaaccaaatggtcttgccagactgacatcttaaccagtgtactatttgagcttcatgcaggaagagggatatttgtcataggcattctgccaccgatcaatcacaaaagaaacgcacgacagtggcttcccggcgtttggcctcctttcaaggtattcatttgtcttgcgatggaaacgggaaagggaacgggagtggaggaaacgggaaacccattgaatgagaactgtgctttgcttactgcctgctattacatacacacgctacatatacacagctgctaaagccgggcagctttgccggtaaattgaaggaatgtttttgttgttgcttttgctacatacaaacgcacagcttagccgtggttgtttgccggttgattgaattgaaggaatgttttttttgttgttgcttttactgcatacacacgcacagctcggccgtggttgtttgccggtagattgaatggattgaattagaaggatgtttttgttgttgcttttgctacattcacacgcacagcgcTCGGTTCGtcggctgcctggtgttggccggtatttatttccatccttcttcgtcttgtgatgcgatagggagggacgtgaaagcgtttttattttgtttctttcagacatacgcaattcggttaacttgggagattaatgccggtgggagcaaatcgaatcagcaccaatcgcgttatcttcttgtaccaatgatgctatgtaattgactacacgccattggcacagaggctgaattttgggtgtactacTAGCCGCAAACAGGACTAtaagcaaatatattaaaataaatatacctCACTCTCAGCCTTCTCCATACATCTCATCAAGGACACGCATGTCAGCACCACCTACTGACGAAAGTTCTTACTAAAGCCACTTATCGTACAAAAATCTGCCAAAAGTAGTTCAGATCGTCGATGTTTATACATGGTAGTTAGAACTTTCTCCATAGGATGACGTGCTTGATGTGTCGCCTTGGTTTTTGAAGAGTGAGGTATATTGATTTTACTATATTTGCcgagtccctacgcaccatctattcatcgacttcaaagccgcatacgacacgatcgaccgtaacgagctatggaaaatcatggacgagaacggcttttccgggaagctgatcagactgatcaaggcgacgatggatggaacgcagtgctgtgtgcggatttcgggtgaattgtcgagttcattcgaatcgcgcagggggcttcgacaaggtgatggtctatcctgcattatgatcaacgtggcgctagaaggtgttgttcgacgagcggtgggcgaaatgcggggcacgattttcaacagtcaacttatctgctttgccgatgacattgatatagtcggcagatcatctgcggcggtggaggagatctaccgcaaactgaaacgcgaagcaggaaggattgggttgatgattgtAACCGTCTGTTACATATTTTTGTGTGGCTCCGCCACAAAATCCAGTAATCCCTGTCCTTTacggaaaaacaacaaatttcacCCAAAAGAACGGCTAACTTCACCCATCCCAACTGTCATTCCGCACAGGCACTCTCTTTCTCTGAGTGATCCATAGGCGTCGTGCTCAACCAGGGTCGTCGCGGGGAAGTGTGGGCACCCAGAGAACGACGCACCATGTAATTTTGCAGGATGTATGGGCGTCGGCCGAAATTGTAGGTCTCGCGAATTTTGGCACCACTGAGCATGTTCTTTCTGTCTGTGATCTCGTTAAAGAAAAGTAGTGCGCGTCTTGTGTcgttaaagtaaaaatttattaaattgtatGGTGTAAATTGATTAACCTATTTCTACTTATTCTAgagtacaaaaacaaaaacacattaaAAGTACAATGATTAGTACAGTGTAAATTAAAATGCGGAAAAATAGTACGGTTAGTAAAATAAGAACGAAACATTGAAGTCGAAAAGCACATGTTAAAAGTTTTATGTAAATATGTTATAgccaaaaaaatcgttaaaagaaCAACACATTGTGAACGTTAAGCAGAACAAAACACATTTAAAAGAAAAGGTAAATGTTTGTgtgtaaaacaaaacaatttgtgAACCACGTGGACGATGTTATTTAGTCGCTAGTATTATAACCTTACTTGGCAGGTCCAAGAGGGCCTTTTCTTGTTCGCATGCTTTTTCTCCAGTAACATCGTCCAGCTAGAACGCACAGCGGCACTAGAAACCCAAATCCAGAAGCAGACAGAAGAGACCACAACCCTAACCTTGCTCGCCACTTCAAGGTTGTCGACGAAGCCCTCCCGGTGCTTGGTAAAAGCTGAGATCATCAACAACAAGTTCCAGGCTCTTCCGGGACGCCGGAAAGAGGCCTGCTGAAGCTATCTTCGTCGTTGAAAACAACCCTATCAACTTTCGATGGAATTCCGTCGACTCAACCTACTGGCTTACAAACATCGTTCAACGGTTCCGCTGCATGCTGCAGCTAAGTACGAAGAAGAAAACCGCAAGTATGCTAAAATGAAAATGTGACGTCACCTTcccaaaaattgtttaaaataaaccCCAACATTATGTTTGTATACAAATTCAGGCTTTAGTAATTTGCAAGAGATAATTGGTTGATTTACACCTTTCTTAAATTCATATTCGTTTTTCCAATCATTTGCTTAAAAGTTCACTTTCATGAGATTACATGCTTTGCCCGCCTCGATTTAATGTTCATTAATAGTGTGGACTGGTTGCTAGCATGCGAAGTAATCACCCGTGTACGCCCCTGGTCGACTCGATTCTAACTGGATCACTCCGCTGCGAGTTCCGCGGAAAGGAAGTGTCGCGTTGCATCATCAAAACGACCCTGAGTTCCCATTTGTTTACCTTTCCCAAATCCCCACCCACTGAGCTAACTCCGTGTTACAATTGGCGCCCGcaaaaaaatttagcaacggTACATTTCCCCAAAATCCCGGAGGGAGGAATAGTAACAGTTCCTGTTAGGCTATTGAATCGTTCTTCTAACGATCGTGAATCTGATAACAGAGAGTTTTGAGTTGGTATTTTGTGAAAAGACTTATATCACGTCATACAAATATGTTGGAACATCGAAATCTTTGCATTATTGGATCTTCGAATTACTTCGAAGGTCGGCTCTTTGCCACTGATGAAAATATCATCTATCAGTTTATTAAAATAGATTATTTATAGCGATGTGCAAATAACAGTTTCCctattattatattttgaaaatcttaattaCCCTATtaatattcttttttgttttcagaattgaaattggATTTGAATCGAACTGGAAATGAACACAGAATGTgaatcaaaaagtgaaaaatactATACGGACGAAAAAGATTTTCTTGTACAAATTTCTAACAAGTTCAAACGATTTTAGTGGCATGCTTAGCATGCAAAGTGTGATGAAAAATATCCGCAAAGGAAATTCGAAGATGATTTTAAGATCACcaaaaaaatggccaaaataaCTAGAAACTATTATAATTTGTTCATTACTATTATTTATTACTAGATACggttatttaaatttgtaaatatttagaATATGATTTTGTAAAGATGGTAAAACTTGAATTGTTCTTTATCAATTGCACTGACCAATTAGAAGTCACGTTTGCACAAAACTTTTGTagcttgataaaattttctttacatAAACCACCTCCAGGAAGAAACAAAACTTCTGGTCTTAGatgttttttcattgttttgattttctaaatagaaaaatttgTTGGTGTCAAAATGAATAACTGAGTTTTGAAAagtcaataaaaattattttgattgtgttttcgGAAGTTTCAAATAGTTCTAGATTGATTTGAGATTCACCCTCAATCTAACCTACGCCTAAGTTACAATTGTCTAATCTGGCGAAAAATGAATGAGAAAGTCATAGTAAATTATTCTATCAAGAACTCCCTGAAACCTAATTAATGTTATTACAAAAGGGAATCTCATAAACATAATTGAAAATGCCTCAAACAGCTTTACGCGTAGAATTATCGAATTTATTCATCAGTCGATCGTCGAATGTAACTAGAAtcattgaaaagggaattttggataaaaaggaaaattttatatgcaatttatttatttggaattgaaaaaagtaaaatatgaaacacttttggtttaaaactgttGCGATTCCTGATTTCAGAACGGAATATCCGCCATCGTTTTTCCTTCAACGGATCCTTATTAGTATGGCACTAGAGCTTGTCCGGGAAGTCAACTGGGTTCTTCACCGTGACCGAATTAATGCTCAGCTACTGGAAAAATGAAAGTATTAGAAAGTATCTACTCACTAATTGTGATGATACATAAAACCTACCTGAAACCGATTGTTGTCTGTTTTCTTCCGTCCCTGGAACCGCGGTCCTTGTGATGCGAATATTGGAAAaagacacagaaaaaaaaaattataaacgaaGATTGCTCAACTTTTGTTATCCTATATTCGGAAATGTTGAAGCAAATCAAGCTGAAAGGATCAAACACTTCTCTTACAATCGGGTTCTTCCGGACTTATCCCTCTCCGCAATTTAAGCTGGAAAATAGAAAAGAGATAGAAAAACTGATTAATTAACTAAAATTAGCAAACAATCAACTTTTAGAGGGTACTTACCGTGAAATTTGAACCGAATAGATTCCCGAAGAATGATCGGATACCAGCTCCAATGTTtacattgaattttttcattCCCCCTTTCGTTGTTGACGTTTGTCAAGAGTGACCGTCAACGAAACACTCAGTAACTTGACGTTGTCGTGAGTGACCGTCAGTAAAATTGCTACACTGAAACAAACGATACTGTTCCAATCAAGTGATGATTGAGATATAGGTACTTCGTTTAAAATGACCCCATAGTAAAGAAATATTCTTTTGATTagatcaaaataaattatttcaattggACTGTTGCATTCATCTCTCTCATAACAAAATGAATGAAAGTTCATTCATTTTGAGAAGGGACGATGGGGTAATGTAACCGTCTGTTACATATTTTTGTGTGGCTCCGCCACAAAATCCAGTAATCCCTGTCCTTTacggaaaaacaacaaatttcacCCAAAAGAACGGCTAACTTCACCCATCCCAACTGTCATTCCGCACAGGCACTCTCTTTCTCTGAGTGATCCATAGGCGTCGTGCTCAACCAGGGTCGTCGCGGGGAAGTGTTGGCACCCAGAGAACGACGCACCATGTAATTTTGCAGGATGTATGGGCGTCGGCCGAAATTGTAGGTCTCGCGAATTTTGGCACCACTGAGCATGTTCTTTCTGTCTGTGATCTCGTTAAAGAAAAGTAGTGCGCGTCTTGTGTcgttaaagtaaaaatttattaaattgtatGGTGTAAATTGATTAACCTATTTCTACTTATTCTAgagtacaaaaacaaaaacacattaaAAGTACAATGATTAGTACAGTGTAAATTAAAATGCGGAAAAATAGTACGGTTAGTAAAATAAGAACGAAACATTGAAGTCGAAAAGCACATGTTAAAAGTTTTATGTAAATATGTTATAgccaaaaaaatcgttaaaagaaCAACACATTGTGAACGTTAAGCAGAACAAAACACATTTAAAAGAAAAGGTAAATGTTTGTgtgtaaaacaaaacaatttgtgAACCACGTGGACGATGTTATTTAGTCGCTAGTATTATAACCTTACTTGGCAGGTCCAAGAGGGCCTTTTCTTGTTCGCATGCTTTTTCTCCAGTAACATCGTCCAGCTAGAACGCACAGCGGCACTAGAAACCCAAATCCAGAAGCAGACAGAAGAGACCACAACCCTAACCTTGCTCGCCACTTCAAGGTTGTCGACGAAGCCCTCCCGGTGCTTGGTAAAAGCTGAGATCATCAACAACAAGTTCCAGGCTCTTCCGGGACGCCGGAAAGAGGCCTGCTGAAGCTATCTTCGTCGTTGAAAACAACCCTATCAACTTTCGATGGAATTCCGTCGACTCAACCTAGTTCTGGCTTACAAACATCGTTCAACGGTTCCGCTGCATGCTGCAGCTAAGTACGAAGAAGAAAACCGCAAGTATGCTAAAATGAAAATGTGACGTCACCTTcccaaaaattgtttaaaataaaccCCAACATTATGTTTGTATACAAATTCAGGCTTTAGTAATTTGCAAGAGATAATTGGTTGATTTACACCTTTCTTAAATTCATATTCGTTTTTCCAATCATTTGCTTAAAAGTTCACTTTCATGAGATTACATGCTTTGCCCGCCTCGATTTAATGTTCATTAATAGTGTGGACTGTTTGCTAGCATGCGAAGTAATCACCCGTGTACGCCCCTGGTCGACTCGATTCTAACTGGATCACTCTGCTGCGAGTTCCGCGGAAAGGAAGTGTCGCGTTGCATCATCAAAACGACCCTGAGTTCCCATTTGTTTACCTTTCCCAAATCCCCACCCACTGAGCTAACTCCGTGTTacatgattaatacgtccaagacgaagtacatgctggcctgctgatccgagaccgaccgaacccgattgtccagtagtaacaaggtcacgatcgacggctacgagctggagatagtcgaagactttgtctatctcggctcactggtgaccgcagacaatgacaccagccgtgagatccggaggcgaattatcagcagaagtcatgcctactatggacttcacaagcaactgcggtcgagaagacttagccctcgcacgaagtgtattctgtatatgacgctcattagaccatTAGGTTGTTCTCTACtggcaggagaacggagtgtggaggcgaaggatgaaccacgagctagCGCGACTccacggcgaacccagtatccggAAGATGTTGAaggctgggcgggacatgttgcgagaatgtaggacgactgtcctgcaaaacaggtgctcACCACGAATCCGGTTGGAACAAGACAAGCGGGGGCGCAaagagcgaggtggttagaccaagtggagcgtgatctggcgaacgtgggttgccccaggaattggagaacggttgccatgaaccgagtgaattttaggaattaggttcgtcaagttatgccgtgagacggaatactatgaaaataaataaaataaattgttctaatTCATTTTGAGAATTCTAATGCAAGAGTCTGTCGttattccaatttaaaaaaaaaattatcgatgtCGGGAACAAGCGGATCGCCCCATATATCGAGACTGCTCTTTGGGTGCTTTGACATTTTTTGGTTGGTCTTTTTTTCATCCGAAAGTTTCTCGCGGAAAGCCGTCTATACTCGTGCTCGTTTTCCAAATTCTAAGAGTGAAAATTAACATTGGTGGCTTCAGATATCCTGTTTCTAGAGTTCTTCGAGCTGTTATGTGTATTTTTAGCAAATTTGAGATGTTTGGAGCGTCTGATATGAAAATCGGCAAAACTGCATGCTGGAGCGAAGTAATTGAATCTGTCGTCATATCGAATGAATGGTCGTTGTTGGTTATATCCTCCATatgtactttttaaattttagtaactTTGTTCTTTGTTCTTAGtaacttgttttattttctgaaaatttgatacttttttcagatttattcaTACTGAATTTCAAAGAcaactttattcttttttaatttttatgtttatcatCGAATTATATAATTAAAAGTAGGATTATTAGACAGGAATTAATGTTTTAGCAGCTGAAAGGAGCCATTTTTAGGGTTTGGCTAAGTCTTTTGTGTATGAACAGCTTTAGACGGATAAAACACATGACTTAATGGATGATGAAAAAGCATGATTAGTTTACCAAAGAACGTTTTTTGGCAATCTGTCTGCATTTGAAGCATATTTTCCGCTTAAACTATGTTAACAGTATGCTTTCACGTATACTAAACTTGTCAACACACATCACAATTTGTTGTGtcaatatttaacaaaaaaatacgaattttcTATGGATGGCTCGATACTCGAATCTTAACAAATTTCCCACTTTTATCTCTTTTCACGTCACGAATtgaagaagtttaaaaatttctctCAAGTTTGCCATAAATGGTTTCCTTTCAAAATACTGAAGCTTGCTGGCTGGCTCGGTGTACAGTTGTTTATTCAAAGCCAATATCGTCCGACATACACCGACAGAAAAGCATCACAAATCTCCCCACATTCCCGGGTAGTTCTAGAATTTTGCATATACACCCACTTGCTGAACATGACCAACGAATAACAAAGTTATGAGCTAAAAGTCTCTATGGCAAGATGTGAACAGAAGAgatagccaaaaaaaaaatctcatcctCACCAACGAACACGGCGCGATTCATTCGAAGTGAAACGTGAACGATAAAACGCCAAAGTTCGCGAGAATGGACGGAAGAATACgatagaagcaaaaaaaaaacacagaaattcaCATACGAATCTGTCAACCAGATGTCATCGTTACGAGCAAATTTTCTAAACCATTCACAAACATTTTCGAATCGGTTCCTCTCTAGGGATGGCATATGCAAGATGCCAAGATGCTGTTTTTagaatgaattgattttttgtttctctgCTGAGCTGACCGCTTAGCCATCACAGGTTGATGATTCCCTCGAAGGATGAAAAAAAGCCTATGCTTAATGCATTTCTCTTGCCATTTGACTAGACATTCTTTAAAAAGGAGACGGTAGAAATATTACCTTGGAGATTGCGGGAAtcttctttgattttgttcttcAACAATGTTATTCATGTGTTTCGAAAGACGTCATActttaaaat
It includes:
- the LOC129744961 gene encoding uncharacterized protein LOC129744961, with product MRKNSTPKKSLKEQHIVNVKQNKTHLKEKVQEGLFLFACFFSSNIVQLERTAALETQIQKQTEETTTLTLLATSRLSTKPSRCLVKAEIINNKFQALPGRRKEAC